From the Coleofasciculus sp. FACHB-1120 genome, one window contains:
- a CDS encoding transposase: protein ELYKARHLVENFFAKLKQYRAIATRYDKRAANFLGAIYLAAAVIWLN, encoded by the coding sequence GAGTTGTACAAAGCGCGTCACTTAGTTGAGAACTTTTTTGCCAAGCTCAAGCAGTACCGTGCAATTGCGACCCGCTATGACAAAAGGGCTGCTAACTTTCTGGGTGCCATTTATCTGGCTGCTGCCGTCATTTGGCTCAATTGA